In Rahnella aquatilis CIP 78.65 = ATCC 33071, one DNA window encodes the following:
- a CDS encoding alpha-hydroxy acid oxidase, whose translation MKRVALNIDDLRQQAKCALPRFAFSYVEGGADDEQTLKDNREVFSRWRFIPPVLNDSSQRDLSVTVCGQRLSAPLLIAPTGYNGMLRFGADTMLARTAKHAGIGYIQSTVSTASVEEIAAENLPQHWFQLYVLKDRSVTTSLLERAKAAGCTTLVVSVDAVHFGNREKDKRNYRRPMKLSMLSMIDVALHPGWVWRTLKPAGMPGFGNLKPYVPADKQRGAGGASYFSEQMDTRLNWEILRWIRSQWQGALLIKGILAPQDARLAFASGANGIVLSNHGGRQLDGSVSALEVLPEIRQLCGSQATILIDSGFRRGTDVVKALALGADAVLLGRPMLYGVAAAGEAGAQRALEIIMQEVDRTMAQLGCTSVSQLGPHLLRFQP comes from the coding sequence GTGAAACGTGTGGCGCTGAACATTGATGATTTACGCCAGCAGGCGAAATGCGCCTTGCCCCGTTTTGCGTTTAGCTACGTGGAAGGCGGGGCGGATGATGAACAAACGCTGAAAGATAACCGTGAGGTTTTCAGCCGCTGGCGCTTTATTCCACCGGTGCTGAACGATTCCAGCCAGCGCGATTTGTCCGTTACGGTTTGCGGGCAGCGGCTTTCTGCACCGTTACTGATTGCACCGACCGGCTATAACGGCATGTTGCGTTTCGGCGCGGATACCATGCTGGCCCGTACGGCGAAACACGCCGGTATCGGCTATATCCAGAGCACGGTTTCAACCGCATCGGTTGAAGAAATCGCGGCAGAAAATCTGCCTCAGCACTGGTTTCAGCTGTATGTGCTCAAAGACCGGAGCGTCACCACCAGCCTGCTGGAGCGCGCCAAAGCAGCCGGATGCACCACGCTGGTGGTCTCGGTTGATGCGGTGCATTTCGGTAACCGCGAAAAAGATAAACGTAATTACCGGCGGCCGATGAAATTATCGATGCTGAGCATGATTGATGTCGCGCTGCATCCGGGCTGGGTATGGCGAACCTTAAAACCGGCGGGAATGCCCGGTTTCGGCAATCTCAAACCTTATGTTCCGGCGGATAAACAACGCGGAGCGGGCGGGGCGAGCTACTTCTCGGAGCAGATGGATACCCGTCTGAACTGGGAAATACTGCGCTGGATCCGCAGTCAGTGGCAGGGCGCGTTGTTGATCAAAGGGATCCTCGCGCCGCAAGACGCCCGGCTCGCTTTTGCAAGCGGAGCCAATGGCATTGTGCTGTCAAACCACGGCGGGCGTCAGCTTGATGGTTCAGTGAGTGCGCTGGAAGTGCTGCCGGAAATCCGCCAGTTGTGTGGTTCGCAGGCGACGATCCTCATCGACAGCGGTTTTCGCCGTGGTACTGATGTCGTGAAAGCGCTGGCGCTCGGCGCGGATGCGGTGCTGCTCGGCAGGCCGATGTTATACGGTGTCGCGGCGGCCGGTGAGGCGGGCGCACAACGGGCGCTGGAGATTATTATGCAGGAAGTTGACCGCACGATGGCGCAGCTTGGCTGCACGTCGGTCAGCCAGTTGGGGCCGCATTTGTTGCGTTTTCAGCCATAA